A stretch of the Mycobacterium sp. ITM-2016-00317 genome encodes the following:
- the glgX gene encoding glycogen debranching protein GlgX, with amino-acid sequence MTTTEGSSVHTVWPGDSYPLGATYDGAGTNFSLFSEVAERVELCLIGKDGREQRIELEEVDGFVWHCYLPTVTPGQRYGFRVHGPWDPGAGHRCDSSKLLLDPYGKSFHGDFAFSQALYSYDLDAEDPAGGGVPPRVDSLGHTMTSVVINPFFQWGSDRPPRTPYHETVIYEAHVKGMTQTHPGVPQELRGTYAGLAHPVIIDHLKSLNITAIELMPVHQFMHDHRLLDLGLRNYWGYNTFGFFAPHNQYAANRAAGGAVAEFKTMVRAFHEAGIEVILDVVYNHTAEGNHLGPTVNFRGIDNAAYYRLLDGDLRLYKDFTGTGNSLNARHPHTLQLIMDSLRYWVIDMHVDGFRFDLASTLAREFYDVDRLSAFFDIIQQDPVISQVKLIAEPWDIGEGGYQVGNFPGLWTEWNGKYRDTVRDYWRGEPATLGEFASRLTGSSDLYEATGRRPSASINFVTCHDGFTLNDLVSYNEKHNEANGEHNRDGESHNRSWNCGVEGPTDDPEIRALRGRQMRNIIATLMLSQGTPMIAHGDEMGRTQQGNNNVYCQDSELSWMDWSLCDTNADLVEFTRRVVKFRKDHPVFRRRRFFEGKPLRTGDQVRDIAWLNPSGQEMTQQDWGSGFECISVFLNGDAIPAPDDRGERVTDDSFLLCFNAHDEPLDFVVPDGDYAKEWAGAIDTTEPQGETTLEVVAGETISLEPYSLLVLRKTA; translated from the coding sequence ATGACCACGACCGAGGGCTCGTCCGTCCATACCGTCTGGCCCGGTGACTCCTATCCGCTCGGCGCCACCTATGACGGTGCGGGAACGAACTTCTCGTTGTTCTCCGAGGTCGCCGAACGTGTCGAGTTGTGCCTGATCGGCAAGGACGGGCGCGAGCAGCGCATCGAACTCGAAGAAGTCGACGGCTTCGTCTGGCACTGCTACCTGCCCACGGTCACCCCCGGCCAGCGGTACGGCTTCCGCGTGCACGGCCCATGGGATCCCGGCGCCGGGCACCGGTGCGATTCCAGCAAGCTGCTGCTCGACCCGTACGGCAAGTCGTTCCACGGCGACTTCGCCTTCTCCCAGGCGCTGTACTCCTACGATCTGGATGCCGAGGATCCGGCCGGCGGCGGGGTGCCGCCGCGCGTCGACTCACTGGGCCACACGATGACCAGCGTGGTGATCAACCCCTTCTTCCAGTGGGGTTCGGACCGCCCGCCGCGCACGCCGTACCACGAGACGGTCATCTACGAAGCGCACGTCAAAGGCATGACGCAGACCCATCCGGGGGTGCCACAGGAACTGCGCGGCACGTATGCGGGTCTCGCCCACCCGGTGATCATCGACCACCTGAAATCGCTGAACATCACGGCGATCGAGCTGATGCCGGTGCACCAGTTCATGCACGATCACCGGCTGCTCGACCTCGGACTGCGAAACTACTGGGGCTACAACACGTTCGGGTTCTTCGCGCCGCACAACCAGTACGCCGCCAACCGCGCCGCCGGCGGCGCGGTGGCCGAGTTCAAGACGATGGTGCGCGCGTTCCACGAAGCCGGCATCGAGGTGATCCTCGACGTGGTCTACAACCACACCGCCGAAGGCAACCACCTCGGCCCGACCGTCAACTTCCGCGGCATCGACAACGCGGCCTACTACCGTCTGCTCGACGGGGACCTGCGCCTCTACAAGGACTTCACCGGCACCGGCAACAGCCTCAACGCCCGCCATCCGCACACCCTGCAGTTGATCATGGACTCGCTGCGGTACTGGGTGATCGACATGCACGTCGACGGCTTCCGCTTCGACCTCGCCTCCACGCTGGCCCGCGAGTTCTACGACGTCGACCGCCTCTCGGCGTTCTTCGACATCATCCAGCAGGATCCGGTCATCAGCCAGGTCAAGTTGATCGCCGAGCCGTGGGACATCGGTGAAGGCGGTTATCAGGTCGGCAATTTCCCAGGTTTGTGGACCGAATGGAATGGGAAGTATCGCGACACTGTGCGTGATTACTGGCGGGGAGAGCCCGCAACCCTAGGCGAGTTCGCGTCCCGGCTGACCGGGTCGTCGGACCTTTACGAGGCGACGGGCCGCAGGCCCTCCGCCAGCATCAACTTCGTCACCTGCCATGACGGCTTCACCCTCAACGACCTCGTGTCCTACAACGAGAAGCACAACGAGGCCAACGGCGAGCACAACCGTGACGGCGAGAGCCACAACCGCTCGTGGAACTGCGGGGTGGAGGGGCCGACCGACGACCCCGAGATCCGTGCGCTGCGCGGCAGGCAGATGCGCAACATCATAGCCACGCTCATGCTCTCGCAGGGCACGCCGATGATCGCGCACGGCGACGAGATGGGCCGCACCCAACAGGGCAACAACAACGTCTACTGCCAGGACTCCGAACTGTCCTGGATGGACTGGTCGCTGTGTGACACCAACGCCGACCTCGTCGAGTTCACCCGCCGGGTGGTCAAGTTCCGCAAGGACCATCCGGTGTTCCGGCGGAGGCGGTTCTTCGAGGGCAAGCCGCTGCGTACCGGCGACCAGGTGCGTGACATCGCCTGGCTCAACCCGTCCGGGCAGGAGATGACGCAGCAGGACTGGGGGTCGGGCTTCGAGTGCATCTCGGTCTTCCTCAACGGCGACGCCATTCCGGCTCCCGACGACCGTGGCGAACGCGTCACCGACGACTCGTTCCTGTTGTGCTTCAATGCCCACGACGAGCCGCTGGATTTCGTGGTACCCGACGGCGACTACGCCAAGGAGTGGGCCGGCGCCATCGACACCACCGAACCCCAGGGCGAGACCACGCTGGAAGTGGTTGCCGGCGAGACGATCTCGCTGGAGCCCTACTCGCTCCTCGTGCTGCGTAAGACGGCCTGA